The following coding sequences are from one Lolium rigidum isolate FL_2022 unplaced genomic scaffold, APGP_CSIRO_Lrig_0.1 contig_68133_1, whole genome shotgun sequence window:
- the LOC124682112 gene encoding uncharacterized protein LOC124682112, which translates to MVCFRLFPFLLGTAFGVYAAQNYKVPNLRHHACHGVDTAKRYEEEYRKKKSDDTGDGAGGRKTKKVMVEIDDDEQ; encoded by the coding sequence ATGGTTTGTTTCCGGCTGTTCCCGTTCCTGCTCGGCACGGCCTTCGGCGTGTACGCGGCGCAAAACTACAAGGTCCCCAACCTCCGCCACCACGCCTGCCACGGCGTCGACACCGCCAAGCGCTACGAGGAGGAGTACCGCAAGAAGAAGTCTGACGACACCGGCGACGGAGCTGGAGGCAGGAAGACCAAGAAGGTGATGGTGGAGATTGACGACGACGAGCAGTAG